The stretch of DNA gccatggctggtgtggcttagtagactgGGCGCTGGACTACACGGCAGAGGGTTGCTGGCTTGATTTCCCAGTCGGGgccgtgcctgggctgtgggccagggccctggtcGGGGacgaatgggaggcaaccacacgttgatgtttctctccttctctttctccctcccttcccctctctctaaaaataaataaaaaattaatcagaataaataaatgtttaaaaatagtttaaactgGGCAGATATCTGGAGTCCTGCTTATCTTGGAAATGCCTCTCACTCCATGAAATTAGGATTAattcaggacattttttttctaatgagcAGAAGGCTCCGGGTCAGAAAGATAgttgtaaataaaatcataatgctagtttattaatatatgtattaagaaatatgggccctggccaggtagctcagtttaTCCCAGTATGCGAAGGTGGCAAGTTCAGTTCCCGataagggcacatacaagaagcaaccaatgaatgcataaataagtggaataacaaatcattgtttctctctgtctctaaaaagaaaaaggaaaaaaaggaaatgaccaTCTCAGACTGGCATAgttaatcatcttttttttaaaaccttatttaGGAAGTAGATCATAATAAGAGATCATTTAGTGAGTGTGATTTAGAACAAGCATAGTTAGATTGTTTTGGTATTTATTGGCATCATTAACAATAGGGAGGTCTTTTCCAATGGGAtagaaatattttgtcttttgacAGGGGaggaatttttaatgaataatcaGAGCCTTTGGGCAGTTTCCTGAGCCCCTGGGTGTTCGTTCCCATTTGgtaaaaagtaaatttctttaaagaataacATTGTCAttatttctccattaaaaaaaaacacttctaggTAAACTTACAGCCTTGggaattagagaaagaaaagttgGAATGGATGGAAGAGAAGATTGTGTGAAAACTGAATTAGTATCTTTTGAGTACTTAAATTTTCTTCATCTGCTTTTGGCATTGTTGAGGATACTGATATACCTATTGCTGCCTTATGTTTTACTAGCATGTGCATTATGCAACCCATAGTTTAGAATAaccctgatttttaaaaggtgctcagaattgccctggctggtgtggctcagttggttgggtgttgtacCGCAAGGTGAAATGTcactggtcagagcacatgcctgggctgtgggcctggtccctggttggggtgtgtgcaagaggcaaccaattgatgtttcgttcccgttcccttcccctctccctaaatacgtaaataaaatctttttaaaaaattaagatactcAGAATTGGCATCTAGTTCTTAACATTATACATCAGTAAAATTGTTCAAGTATTTTACTAAGGCTAGATTTAGACTTTTACAGAACCTCAGCTGAGCAGTTCTGGGTTAGTTAGATAAAGTATTGACATCTTTATGAGTCAgttataaatttaaattgataTAAAAGGGAATTaggccattttaattttttttattcagtattaGAAATCCAAGAATAGTTACATCAGGAATGAAACaagtaaaatgaatatatattaatttgtttaCATAAATTCTGGTGTACAAATACTTGTGTCATGGTAAATTCTTCTGATGTTAATGTATAGGGGAATATGTTTCATCATGGGTGGGTAATGACccatttgcatctttttttttttaagattttatttatttatttttagagaggaagggaaggagaaagagagggagcaaaatatcaatgtgtggttgcctctcatgtgccccctactgggacctggcctgcagcctaggcatgtgccctgactaggaattgaaccggcgaccctttggttcgctgcctgtgctcaatccactgagctataccagccagggtcatttgcatctttttaatgcattgctaaTATTGAAAATGTGTGGGTACACTGAAGAGACATGATTGGATCAGTGTCTTTTTACCTAGAAATATAGGTTGTAAAAACTTTCTGCATGTTGTTATTTAAGATATTTCTCAccttaattattctttttatttacatgGTCAGTGTCTTTCAACTAGTGAGTTTTGAAATCTAAGTAGTGGGtcttgattaaaatttaaaaaaaaatgaaactcagtaTGCATGGCACGTTGTGAAGGTAAGTATTGTTTTGTCAAACTAAGTTATGTGTCTGCGCATGCATGCCTCTGTAGGGTTGAAATGTGCAGTGTTGTTTTCATACCTGCCTTAGAGATTCATATAGAGTGTACATTGTACAAGAGCGTGCAGTTAGTATTCAGTTCTTATCACCGTTCTGGTCAATGAGGTACTGCAGCTTCCTGGTGTCTAAATATTCTCATAGGCATATATGCATtttatcatcttttattttatttctttaattatagaAACCATTTCCTATTTAGGTTCTCTATAATTCTGTTGTTCAGTTAGAAAAATGAGTTTGATTTTCATGGAATATACACAGATTGCTGTATCATCTGATGGACATTGATCTGAAAAGGTGGTTTGGAGAATTAAGTTGACTAAGAGCTGCCCATATGATTCTGGACAAGTAACTTAGTCAGAAGTTCATGATAATACTTTTTGGTTGGCTGATCGTTTGTAGACAGCTGTTATTCCCTGCGTAAGCTTGCGTTTCTGTATGATTGGGAGTATTTATCCATTACATAATTGTGGTCAAAATAAAATCTCAGTAATAAGTCCTAACTTCTTTTTTTGTCAAAATCTTAAACTTGATTTTCAAACAGTAAAGGATTTATCAGCTCACTTCGAAGTTTTGAGAATGATACTCTTTTTCCAGTCCATTCAAAGTTCAACTAAAAAGGCTGTCAGTAGACAAGTTAGGCTTTGTACAGCCATTGAAATGGCAGTCAAATGGAGGAATAGAAAACCCTGTGTAAGTTAAACATGTTTCACATGTGTACTGTACTTTGTTCTCTATTCTAGTAGGGTTATACCAGAGAAACTGAGTAAGGAGGGGGATGCTTCAGAGCTGGAAGTAGCATTTCCTCACTTTTGTAGGAGGGTGTCTCTGTAGTGGGGACAGGGTGAGATTGGGGGCGTAGAAGcgtattttcttctgtgtttgaTTAGGTTACTGAAGTGTGGGCAAGTAGTCATATGACCAAGGTCATTTTCAAGGCTAGGGCTTAGTTTTAATTGGTACATGCTTTTATAGAAATGTCTTCtccaaaaggaaaattaagaattttCAGGTTCACACAAGTCAAAGTTagtatactttcattttttaaaaagatatgagcTTAAGAACCTAGTGAACCCTTAACTAtctataaatttctgttgtctttgtCACTATATGTATAGAGTGCATTTTTATATCTGGTACATATTAATTTTTGTTCTACTTTATGACATTagacattatatataatattttaaatatatatcaacaTAGTTTACATACGTTTCTTTTCATGGCTGTGTGCAGTTGCATCTTATTATCCTGTAATTCATTTGGCCTTTCACTTACTTGGGGATATTTGGGATATGTTCAGTTTCTCACTGTCTTAAATTCTACAGctgtgaacatttttgttttacagtGTTCTTTCTAATAAGCTTTATTTAAGGGAATAAGCTTTATTTTCCTTACTGTAAAGGAAATTGTTCAGAATGTAATgtcttttaaaagttgaaatgtGCTATATGCTATAGCAATATTTGTAATCCCGATTTTCAGAATTGGCTTCTGATTAAAGAAGGTTAAAAAATGCAGTCATAATAGTAATATTGCAACTGTTAGGTTTGAATGTTAGACTAGACAAGGTCATACTTTGAAAGTAGCCATTAGTGCTTGTCTTCCcctttcttgaattttttcttgcttctgcTTACTTGCATTTCTTTCCCCACAGTTGTTTGTTGCTGGTTTGATTGTGCTGCTGTTAGATGAGCTGCTACAGAAAGGTTACGGCCTGGGGTCTGGTATATCCCTCTTTATTGCCACCAACATCTGTGAAACCATTGTCTGGAAGGCCTTTAGCCCCACTACTATTAACACTGGCAGAGGTACATCGCACAGTGACTGCGGCTGCACGAGTGTTGCTGGATGGGTGCTGGAAAGTAGCAGAGCAGTGTGAGCCTGTAGACGTCTGGGCTCGCTGTTCTGGAGGACAGTTGATGCTTATCATTCAAAAGTTAATAAGCATAGGTTTGTGGGTATGAAATattacttcaaaaaatatttaaatttcagcctctgcttatttaaaatttcagtggttgcaaacatttcaaaatttttatttgcctAAGCCATTGCAGAACTCATCAGTTTGACTGATTTCAGCATTCTGTGGGGATCAAAAGGTAGTAGATTAGGATTTTTCAAGTGAAAAGACTGATATTCTTTGTATCATCAGGGAGCACTAATACTTTTGCTGCTATTCCACTTGGCTTGGTAAATGCACCTAAATTTGGAAAGATACTCTGATTTCCCATTACTCCTATCCACTTCTCTCAGATGCCATCCTAGATTCGTAATGGTTAACATGTAAACTGATTCCAGCCTTAAGAAAATAGCAACAATGGTTTATTAATGTTCCTGATAAAATAAACTTACAAGCAAGTTTGATAAAGTAACATGTATCTTTTGATTCTGACCTCTTTACTCTGCTttgctgctgctgcccttcctcccccccctcccgcccagtACTCTCTTCCCTTCCTGAAAGTAAAGGAGAAGCAAAGCATTATGAATGAagtattttggtttattttactttggcTGTTTTCACCAAGAATAGTCTCTTGAGAAAACATCAGATTTATactaaaaaacatacattttaccttaatgatgtaaatatttttagaagctcCATATAAGGCTATATCATAAACACATGAATTATTTTGATTCATATTTTCTGCTGTGTGCTGAAGTTTCAAGGTTGTTTTGACCCTTGGGACAAATTTGAATGATGTGTctacagttcatttctctcttgaTTTATCAGGTACTGAGTTTGAGGGTGCAGTCATAGCTCTCTTTCATTTACTGGCCACCAGGACCGATAAAGTCCGAGCTTTAAGGGAGGCTTTCTACCGTCAGAACTTACCCAATCTCATGAACCTCATCGCTACCGTTTTTGTGTTCGCTGTTGTTATATATTTCCAGGTAGGTATACTTTCTTTCCTGAAGTGGGAtgtggatttttattttgctcttaaaGAGAAGGATGCTATTTGAAATGTTTAGTATCTAATAAGTCAGTGTTTCAAAATCAAGTCAAGCAATTGATTCTTTAGACTGaggtataaagtaaaaaatagaatgaaaatgacataaaaaggGATTTCTGTCTGTATGTCTCTGTGTGGAAGGATTAAGTTTTATTAGCATCTTTACATACTCCCTACTGTTACTGTTTTACCTCTGTGTATTGTGTATGTGATATGTACAgttcctcttttaatttttactttttagggATTTCGTGTTGACTTGCCCATCAAGTCGGCCCGGTATCGAGGACAGTACAGCAGCTACCCCATCAAGCTTTTCTACACCTCGAACATCCCCATTATTCTTCAGTCGGCCTTGGTGTCAAACCTCTATGTCATTTCTCAGATGCTGTCTGTTCGATTCAGTGGCAACTTTTTAGTAAATATACTAGGACAGTGGGCAGTgagttattttgttatttattctttgtttaaattctaatttgcatttcatgTTTCTAAACTAGAAGAAATGAGCCATAATTGAAGCAGTTGCTATAACGTTTTCAGAGTCACTTGCCTAGAAAGCATTTTCACATCTCATTTGAGTGGCCTTTTAGGCTAAAATCACAGTCTCGCTCATGATTCTCTGTTTCGTAATGTTATTCCACTATTGTCTAGaataatggtttttaaaacaaagcCACTCGTTTcctctctttcaaaaaaattttttaatccccatccaaggacattttttcattactgtttagagagaggggaagagggagagggagggagacacacacacacacacacacacacacacacagtgtgagagagaaacattgacctgttGCCATctcgtacatgccctgactgggaattgaactgcaacCTGGgcttgtgccctaactgggaatcaaacccatgactctTTGGTCTaaaggacaatgctccaactaactgggacacaccagccagggccaagaagcTATTTGTTGATAATGTATGGGATACAGAAATTATCCTTTCCTGTTTCCCAGTTTTTTATGGCCTGAATGGCAATAAACTAGTTTCTGATTAATGGGCTGGAGGCAGGCATGTAATTACTAAACTGAAGAGGGAACAGAGTTGTTAGACATAGAATAGTCAGTAAACAGAAACAGTAAATTTTGACTTCCTTTTACAGGTTCTTTTTATCATCACTACTTCTAAAGCAGTCCAGCCACATTGCTGTTGGAGTGTTGTAGGATTTTGTAGGACTGAATTTTGATTGGTTTAAATTCTGTCACCTAAGGAGTATTTTTCCCTTCATCTAAAATGTATATTCcactaaagaatattttatagtcATACTGAAATACGGTGCTTATTCTGTGTATTTATCTTACCTATACTACCTTTTGCATTATAAGTTAATAGTGACTGACATATTTCTGCTTTTACTGAagacagtttttaaagaaatttaaagtttAACAGGATAAGACAGTGGATCTTGAATGTTAGTTGGAGGAAATAGGATTCCCTTTTATCTATAATACtccttttccattcatttaacaGAAATTGGATTACCTGTGATGAGGGGAACagagctttttctttccttgtgagCTAATAGTCCAGCAGTAATTATTACTATAACAATTTCAAAGTAATAAATTCATTGAGTGGTTGTATGGAGTGTGTTGTGACCTtgactgagatttttttaaatgagaaaattattgtGAAATTGAATTTGTCACAAATGGTGCTTTTGATTTGGTAACAGTAATCCTAGGAGCATAGTAAAagaatcatttggaaaataaaaattcaggaatcAGCTATTTTAATCATTGCAACCATTTCCCGTACCTTGTGTCCCAAAACTTGTATTTAATGTGAGCAAACACATGCTATTGCCATTTCTGTTactataaaaattcttaaaatatttgtgtaggtaaaaatcccattttatatatttattaaaacacaTACAAACAAGATAAAGTTTAGGCAGTAAGTTGTTAGATTTCTGTCACTGTTTTGTTTGCATTCTTAATAGAATGCTTTGAAATGAAAGACTCATGTAAGGGTCTTAACATGTTGCATACTTACATAGTTCAGAAAATTTCAGAGTCTAAATGTAATCAGAGATTGACTATAAAtgtaatgtttctgttttcaGGAAAGGAAGGTTCTTATAgctacattataatttttttaaaattgctcttCTGTTAATTATATATCCACATCTTTAAGAGTTGCTCACTGTATAATTTTGAAGGAGTGAAGATGTTAGATACAAAAGCAAATCCTTAAGTTATATAGAGCCATTAGCTGTAGGTGCTTTAAACTTAAAAGATTGTCGTAATTTTTGAGGAGTTTGAGAAGTCATAAAAATGGTTGACAAGTTAGGTTGGTCATTTGTTCTTTTTGTCCTTGTTCTGTAGGATGTCAGTGGGGGAGGACCTGCTCGCTCTTACCCAGTGGGAGGcctttgctattttctttctcctcctgagTCCATGGGTGCCATATTTGAGGATCCTGTCCATGTGGTTGTTTATGTCATCTTCATGCTGGGGTCATGTGCATTCTTCTCTAAGACGTGGATAGAGGTGTCTGGTTCCTCAGCCAAAGATGTAAGTATTCggttcatttcaaaataaaaataacttacaaaTTTTAGGTGACAAAGTGGTAGTTGATACTCTTCATTGCTTTTGTAATTTAAACTTGAATTCGTGCATTCTTAATGCGGTAATGTCACCCTCAGGGGGGTTAAAAATTGGTTCCTGATAGGTGAAACATTTATAGATTTTATAATGGTTTGTGACCCTCCCAAGCTCAACCCTACCTGATAGAATCTTATTCCTTagtattaatttttcttgagggagggaggtaataataataataataataacagaaacACTGGTTTAATGAACGGGTAACATGGTTGTGGAGTAATAGGAATGATGTGACAGTGCCTACTTGAGGGTTATTGTGTCTTAGTAGTGTGCGGAGAGCACTTCACACAGAACCTGGAAGATAGTTAACAGTGAGACATCAgagtttgattttaaaagttgtttttctcttgacAGGTGGCTAAACAGCTTAAAGAACAGCAGATGGTAATGAGGGGCCACAGAGATACCTCGATGGTTCATGAGCTTAATAGGTAAGGTCATTCGAGTTCACTCTTGATGGGGGTTGAGGGGGATACATGTactcagtttttcatttctttcagtctTTCATTTCTTGCCAAATGTTATTCTTTGTTAAATTCATATTTGAAGCATTTCTACTGCACACAAAAGGACCAAAATTTAACACATCAAACTGACacctaaattatttaaattggaATTGTGTTCCCCTTCACAGCCCAGCTATAGGAGGTTCTTTTCATTGTTGTCCGGCTGTACATAAAATTACATGGAAGCTTTTAAAAACTACAAGTATCTCACCACCAGGAATTGTGATTTATTTGGTTTGGAGTGGGTCTTAGGCATCAGTTTTTTGTTAACAGCTTTATTggtataattcacatattatGTAATTCACTCAACTGAACCACATAATTTAGTGTTTCTTTTCTAGTATACTCTGTGTGTAAGCATtacattctaattttaaaaacatttcatcacTCAGAAAGAAACCTTGTAACCATAATTTCCCATTCCTACCCCTCTACCATCCTCAGAGCCCCAGGCAGCAACTTTTTaccttctgtctctatagatttgcctactctggacatttcatacatATGGAATCACATAATATGTGGTCTTCTGTGAAGAgctttttttacttagcatagtgttttccGAGTTCATCCATTATCtgtgaacaatattccattgtaaggaTAATACCATTTCGTTTATTTATTCCCCAGTTGATAGAAATTTGGGTTGTTGCTACTTTTTGGCCACCATGAATGTTGTTATGAACATACTTGTAGAAGGATTATgtggacatattttcatttctttaggagtggaattgtcaggtcatATAGTAACAGTGTTTAACATGGTGAGGAACTGCCAAATTACCATCCAGAGTGGCTGTACACGTGTGAAGGTTTCAATAGCCACACATCCTTTCCAGCACTAGTTTTTGCATTTTGATTAGTATGTAGCCATctagtgggtatgaagtgatatctcattgtggttttgatttgcttttccttGATGAGTAATGATGTTGAGTGTCTTTGTCAGccatttgtgtgttttctttggaggaatgtctcCTCAAAACTTTTGCTcgattttaattgggttgtctttgttACTGAATTGtaagattgtttaaaaaatattttgatgtctCTTGTCAggtattttatttgcaaatattttgtctccttctctgggttgtcttttccctttcttgatgATGcccaagtttttaattttgatgatgttcagtACATTTGTTTTGTCTGTGGATGCTTTGTGCTGCTTTGGATGTTGTTATTGAAGAAACCACTGCCTAACCCGAGGTCAcaaggatttatttttctcttaggaGTCTCAACTCTTACGTTTCAGCCTGATCCGCCGTGAGctaatttttgtgtttggtgtaagaTAGAGGTCTAGATaccttcttttgcatgtggatatccagttgttccataattatttgttgaaaaggcattagtattttcacttaaattgtatttattgagcacatagaTTTCAGAGAGTAGTGTAATTAATCTGCATGTAGCCAAGTATATCCATCTTTAGATAGTAGTTATTATTCTGTCATTCTTGTTTCATTTAccatctcccttttttctttctagagtattttaa from Phyllostomus discolor isolate MPI-MPIP mPhyDis1 chromosome 1, mPhyDis1.pri.v3, whole genome shotgun sequence encodes:
- the SEC61A2 gene encoding protein transport protein Sec61 subunit alpha isoform X2; translation: MGIKFLEVIKPFCAVLPEIQKPERKIQFREKVLWTAITLFIFLVCCQIPLFGIMSSDSADPFYWMRVILASNRGTLMELGISPIVTSGLIMQLLAGAKIIEVGDTPKDRALFNGAQKLFGMIITIGQAIVYVMTGMYGDPAEMGAGICLLIIIQLFVAGLIVLLLDELLQKGYGLGSGISLFIATNICETIVWKAFSPTTINTGRGTEFEGAVIALFHLLATRTDKVRALREAFYRQNLPNLMNLIATVFVFAVVIYFQGFRVDLPIKSARYRGQYSSYPIKLFYTSNIPIILQSALVSNLYVISQMLSVRFSGNFLVNILGQWADVSGGGPARSYPVGGLCYFLSPPESMGAIFEDPVHVVVYVIFMLGSCAFFSKTWIEVSGSSAKDVAKQLKEQQMVMRGHRDTSMVHELNRFGRRSLLSSLRIEATFTPS
- the SEC61A2 gene encoding protein transport protein Sec61 subunit alpha isoform X1, which produces MGIKFLEVIKPFCAVLPEIQKPERKIQFREKVLWTAITLFIFLVCCQIPLFGIMSSDSADPFYWMRVILASNRGTLMELGISPIVTSGLIMQLLAGAKIIEVGDTPKDRALFNGAQKLFGMIITIGQAIVYVMTGMYGDPAEMGAGICLLIIIQLFVAGLIVLLLDELLQKGYGLGSGISLFIATNICETIVWKAFSPTTINTGRGTEFEGAVIALFHLLATRTDKVRALREAFYRQNLPNLMNLIATVFVFAVVIYFQGFRVDLPIKSARYRGQYSSYPIKLFYTSNIPIILQSALVSNLYVISQMLSVRFSGNFLVNILGQWADVSGGGPARSYPVGGLCYFLSPPESMGAIFEDPVHVVVYVIFMLGSCAFFSKTWIEVSGSSAKDVAKQLKEQQMVMRGHRDTSMVHELNRYIPTAAAFGGLCIGALSVLADFLGAIGSGTGILLAVTIIYQYFEIFVKEQAEVGGMGALFF
- the SEC61A2 gene encoding protein transport protein Sec61 subunit alpha isoform X3; the encoded protein is MGIKFLEVIKPFCAVLPEIQKPERKIQFREKVLWTAITLFIFLVCCQIPLFGIMSSDSADPFYWMRVILASNRGTLMELGISPIVTSGLIMQLLAGAKIIEVGDTPKDRALFNGAQKLFGMIITIGQAIVYVMTGMYGDPAEMGAGICLLIIIQLFVAGLIVLLLDELLQKGYGLGSGISLFIATNICETIVWKAFSPTTINTGRGTEFEGAVIALFHLLATRTDKVRALREAFYRQNLPNLMNLIATVFVFAVVIYFQGFRVDLPIKSARYRGQYSSYPIKLFYTSNIPIILQSALVSNLYVISQMLSVRFSGNFLVNILGQWADVSGGGPARSYPVGGLCYFLSPPESMGAIFEDPVHVVVYVIFMLGSCAFFSKTWIEVSGSSAKDVAKQLKEQQMVMRGHRDTSMVHELNRLSSRESTVCFIGVNSFLMA
- the SEC61A2 gene encoding protein transport protein Sec61 subunit alpha isoform X4; this encodes MGIKFLEVIKPFCAVLPEIQKPERKIQFREKVLWTAITLFIFLVCCQIPLFGIMSSDSADPFYWMRVILASNRGTLMELGISPIVTSGLIMQLLAGAKIIEVGDTPKDRALFNGAQKLFGMIITIGQAIVYVMTGMYGDPAEMGAGICLLIIIQLFVAGLIVLLLDELLQKGYGLGSGISLFIATNICETIVWKAFSPTTINTGRGTEFEGAVIALFHLLATRTDKVRALREAFYRQNLPNLMNLIATVFVFAVVIYFQGFRVDLPIKSARYRGQYSSYPIKLFYTSNIPIILQSALVSNLYVISQMLSVRFSGNFLVNILGQWADVSGGGPARSYPVGGLCYFLSPPESMGAIFEDPVHVVVYVIFMLGSCAFFSKTWIEVSGSSAKDVAKQLKEQQMVMRGHRDTSMVHELNRTVLRCYSEVLR